Below is a window of Populus alba chromosome 2, ASM523922v2, whole genome shotgun sequence DNA.
gaaaaggaaaaaaaaaatcttaacataTAAAGCCATTCTTATATAACttgaaatgaagaaattaagtttatgaaaaaaaaaggaaaaaaaaaaaattgcactaTTCACatgaacactaaaaaaaacccaatttttaaggttttttaaagaagaaattataaagaaatcaagcttgatgacaaaaaaaaaaaaaaagaaaaaaaattgctctATTCACATGAACAACGCAacaagatggaaaaaaaaaaataccctaatTGCATTATTTCTTTACCACTCGTGCGTTGTCATgggtcatatattttttttctagcaaaaaCATTGGATGCATAGACTTTTTTGATGTGttcttttttaacataattaaataaaattgagaattatttGTGTAAATGGATAGAAAAAAGTCATCTTGATCACTTGGGAAAAAACACCTTTGGAAGCATGAaatcgaacaaaaaaaaaagataaaaaaacaagtttgagTCAAGCTCGGTTTATTTGACCAATAAGAGGTGAATCAAACAAAGTCTAATTCCCGGTGAATCAAATgtcgaaggatgaaattgaaaaaaaaaattaattaataaaaggatccaagattaaaaaaaaaaaatagcaattaaaaaaataaaatatgaaaatcacaataaaaaataaattagagggaaacattttttattattattggatggtaaattgaaatgaaaaataacttaaataaaaggaaaaaatataaaaaaataaagatcaaattaaaaataataatacatcataaacttggattgaatgatgaaattgaaaaccaaaaatcaCTTTTACAAAAGAGCTaagaaaaatttgttaaaagaataaggatttgatttgaaaacataaaacaatacaaattggaattgaaggactaaatcaaaaataaataaatttgtataagaagatcaagaaataaattttagaaataaaaaaaattaagaactgaAACCAAAATACCATAAATAAAGAGAGCTATGCTATATTTTCatgaggagaagagaaaaaaaaagaaaagaaaaaaacttatcaataaCAAGCAGCTACATCTTAGATGACACGTGTcacacaagaaagaaaaaaaaaccgatggTGCTTCCAACAGTAAGGTGGGAGGGAGCACATGTCGTATTGCCCAAGAGGCGAGGATACTTcacatgtcaataatttttttaatttaatattaattaattaaattacaattaCCCAACTACAACCCATGGCTCTGAAATCAACCGAAAAAGCTATATTAAAAAGATCTAGAGGCCCTGGACCCATGATTTAACTTTTTGGTTTATAAAGCTAAATTTGTCGTTTcaatgtattttgaaaattaaaataacctaaATACGGTAGCCTCGTAGCATAAAATTTTTGACCCAGAGATTATTAAAGtcattttactgttttttttttttaaaaaaatttaacatttatcTTGGCAAAtctttaatgaaaaatgaatcatccaaaaaaatcaaaatacccccttcatcatcatcttcttccttttttaattttatatggcGGGTATAATAACATTATACCACAACAATGATTAGGTTTTAAATTTgctatttaaaaattactaattcgATAATTGTAAGTCTCAAGGTTATtagaggcttacatgatcgttaactttagaACGTATATGATTAATTAAGATACGCGCAAGCTGACTCGAACACCTACAATTTCTAGTCCTCTGGGTCAATTTTTAAGCTTTAACTATGGCAGTCTCTTGTTATTGCACCGCTGCCTTTAATATTTACAACACAATCCTTTTCTAACCAATATTATTATTGGTAAGAAATccataacaatatattaattaaccgcgttatttttttttttgtcaaagaattatttcaacctaataacttaaactgttatatgagatttcaggatatgatttatattattttttaacacatctCCTCaagtgaaaatcttttgaacttTAAACTTGTATATGCTGACATTacattgtgcttaatttttattaaataaatagggatactgaaatttaaatttgtgaCCGCTTGGTTATCAAGActttgataccatatcaaataatcatttcGATCTAATAGGTTAAGATGTgagatgatattttaaaatataatttatattattattattattatttttttttttttttgtaaggtaTCAAGGCCTGTAAGATCTCGTAGCCACCTATTGGCTTCCGCACCGCTGTCTGCTGCTCGGAAAAACAAGAACAACAGTGAGTTTTTTGTTCAATGGgatcaaattaataatgaaaTAGAAACGATATCTTATATAGTTGAGAGAAATTAAAGGAGACCACAGGTTATACATACAGTTATTATACCTAGTGTTTTAATGCACAACTTGAAAAACCTGTGTTTAACCTCCGGTGATAGTTCATTCagatatattgataaaatttcatgtttagaagaatatatttagaattaatatttttttatagaggtATTTTTAAGAGAAAGAATTATAACATCTCGTGTGCCCCTTTTATTTTGGAAGAACATATAATTCTcgtcaaataaatttatttttatgttatttaatatatatttgagaatataatagatattttatttaataatttaaaatatttaaatagtaataattaaaacacCAAAGTTCGTACTCCGGTCGTCTTCCTTCTTGTGGAACGAGTTTGGAATGcggataggaaaaaaaaataattttttttatgtgtttaaattattttaattaaaagttaatttaaaaaaataaaaaaaaattattttaatatatttttaaataaaaaatatttaaaaaaaaactgttactaccataataccaaacactatCTTAACAGCACACCTCAagtttaacaagtattttttttaatattttataatgatttttatttattgatataaaatattaaaaaaaatatatttttaaaaaacattacaccaaaactataaagaaaaacacaattcCTTAATTTATCTCGAAAACACAATGAAAGCACCTAATCCCTGAAATAAACTTGCTTTTCTATACATGTTTATCAAGTCACCCGCACATCCACACCACATAAAACCATCGAACTTGCAACGACATACACGCAGAGTCAATCTTTTAACAGAAAGAagagataaaacaaaaacacaccGACCAAAGCATGGAAAGCACCATAAGCATTAAAATTAttggaaattgaaaataaaacaaaatcaagaatttttatttaaaaatatattaaaataatatattttttgcttttacatcgatatatcaaaataattaaaaatattaaatgaaattttaactcaTCTCTATTTAAGTCCtgcttgtttttatgttttaaagtgctcttgaaaaaaataatttttatttttatttattttaaattaatattttttttatattttcagataatttaatatgttgatattaaaaataaataaataaataaaatattattttaatataatttttaaataaaaaatactttaataaataatcactactataattttaaatattataataaaaccGCAATTTCAACGGAGGCAGTAAGCCCTCCAGTCTCTTCGGATGCAGCTTCCAAAGTCTTCCTAGCTTCCTGAAGCTTCTCTTTTCAGCATCAGTCTACCCTCTGTGCAATCAACCTTGTCTTCAAGCACAGCAAGCTTGAGCTGCATTTGCTGCTTGCGATCATTCTCTTTAGAGTTGTTtggtattttgttaatttttatggtttggattttaaaaaaattattttataaaaatatttttagttgaagtcggtttagtatttatatatatttagttaaaactatggttaaaattgaggttaaacaaaaaatagtttaatgtgtttggttaaaacaatgcttttcaaattaaaattatcaaataataataaatatatatatatattaatattgaatgatttttaatttaaatattctaaatttaactactgctattacattataaaataaaatatattaaatattttttattgttccattaaattatctataatttcatcacatacaaaattcatccgataaggactacagttttcttggtttcttaagcgcacaATAATATcagataaaatatcattaggaataaaattgatattgcgatcaaattctgtaaatacCACGTCATtaagtgattttcttttaatttttcttgaataaagcacaattaaaaataaaaataaaaattaaattttttaactagaTTAGACccaattcaatatatttaactttaaaTCGGATCTAATTTAACCGAAACAGTAGAATCACTTTTCACAGTTCACTTAAGTGaacaataaaaagtaaattataatttactcttCACTATTTACAGGTTTTTAGAAAGCAGATAAGAGCTGTTTTATACAAAGCTGcgattttaacaaaatttgaatgagttccatttaaataataaattgtattttatcattATCTAACATTTAATATCCACGGTTTGCTTTAAAAGCTGCCTCAGTAGTGGAAACAAATGGATACGTTTAATTTCCTTATTAGGTTTCTTGGTAATCCCAGCAGTCCCTGATCTCCCTCGAAACCCTTAAGCAATGttggattttatatttgaaattatattgggaagcattttaaaaacatatttattttttaaaatattaaaattattttaatgtattgatataaaaaataaaaaatatttaatatatttttaaataaaaaatatttttttaaaaagcctTAGTATTATGTGCCGGTTTTCGGCTTCACGAAATACTTATTTGTTTGGATATAATCGTTTGTACCTGGCCCCCTCCATacacttttttaataaaataaattgtaataacTAAAGAATAAATTAGTCAAGGAAAAAAcgtacaaggaaaaaaattgctATAAGATAGGTATGAGATTTAAGTTTATGTTTATCTGttacattattaattttattttttaataacatgatggaatttgtttttaaaaaattgtatgtttaaaataaaaacaaaaccattaaaACATGCTGTTTTCCCgaatttctttatattatgccagttctaaaaataaaaataattaagacgTACTAcagttaaatttttataaattaatatctttgaatcttaaaattttattatttaattaagatatcatttaaatttaaatccaagTCAATACTAAatacaattattaatttacCGAGGTTACATGTGTTTTCAAATAACACTCGgataagtataaaaaataaaaatgagcttCGTGCGGGCCGCATGGATGCCAGTGGCAATATCGTTATTCTTTATAAATCCAGTGGCAATTCCATTCTCCCCTTCACGTCCTCGTTCCCATCGACGAAAATTAACCTTTTAAAGGCACTAGGAAAGAAGACAGGGACACTAAAAGCCCTCTTCTTTTCATTTACCGTCGTAGACAGAGACGGTGATTCAGAGAGATGTTGCTCAAGGTCTCGTGTAATGCAGCAGTAGCAGCATATGCAGGGGACCAAATCCAATCCCAATGCAGAGTCCTGGGCCAATTGCCGACCAGGCCCAACTTCCCTCGCCGTCGACGTGCTGTCGTTTTCTCCTCTCCGGTTGCTAAAGCCCCTCTGGTTCAGGCTGTGGTTTCTGAAGGACGGGCGAGTCGGGTCGAGACCGGGTCAGGTGGCTTGGCGGATAGGCTCCGGTCAGGTGGCTTGGCGGAGGATGGGTTGTCTTATAAGGAGAAGTTTATAGTGAGGAGTTATGAGGTTGGGATTAACAAAACTGCTACTGTTGAGACCATTGCCAATCTCTTGcaggtaaaaagaaaataaaatctttaattttcattttaattttctttcggGTGTTTttgtcttgtatttttattattttcatgcatacatcGTTTTGCTGTGAGTTTTGACGGAATTAattccttttctctcttctttttccctttctgcttttgaattttgggtTCTGCATTGCCGTGTTTGATTTGAATTCTTGAAACTCATGCAAAATTTGAGATTTTGGCATCtgggatttttaatttttgatagtTTCTCTTACCTGCTCTCGTaaagttataatttttgtttattattattattattattgtttgcttGTTTATATTTTAGCGTTTGGAATGTTTTTGTCTATCCGGAGTCTGGATTTTgtatggttttggttttggccTGGATTTAGCAGCCTATTTTATGTGGAAATTTGTAAATTTATTCCGTGTCTTTCCCTTACTCTGTCAGATTCTATGCTTGTCTATTACTGGTCTCTATGGCTTCtctgcacatattttttaatttgctttatataaCACTCCATGCTTATGGCATTTGTTTTGCTACCACTAATTTGAAAATTGGTTTCCAGCTCCCGTATGTTGATGGATGTTTGTTGAGTGTTAGTTGTgaataatactaatactaatactaatactaataataataataagatgttGTTATTAGAGTTGTTGAGGAATGAAGGTTTgattcaatttcaaaaaatccaTATGTTTTGGGTGTAATATTGTGTGTGGAATTTGGACTGTAGGAGGTTGGATGCAACCATGCTCAGAGTGTTGGATATTCAACAGATGGATTTGCGACAACCACCACCATGAGGAAGTTGCATCTCATATGGGTGACAGCTCGCATGCACATTGAAATCTACAAATACCCAGCGTGGTgggatttgttgttttttcgtTGGCAATGTTCATTTGGTTTGGGCCTTCTTGTTACCTCCTGACTGTTAATATGAGGTATTGTTGCAGGAGTGATGTCGTTGAAATAGAGACTTGGTGCCAAGGTGAGGGAAGAATTGGAACCAGACGTGATTGGATTGTGAAGGACTGTGCCACTGGTCAAGTGATTGGGAGAGCTACAAGGTACCTTTTAGCTGTCGTTGCTGTGCATCTTGCATCAGTAAAAGAACAGGAGAATTTAAATATCACAGTAAAAGTTCGACATGCATGGCATACTTAATTAGATCTCAACTACATGGCCTAGTAGCTTGtgtttatgaatttaaatacaGCGTTTATTATTAAACTGTGATTCTTTACAGATTTAAATTCTGTAACTTTTGTTCCTTGCCATCTAAGCTGCATCACAAACAGAATTTCGTTACTGGAAGCCACAGATCAGTGACATTTTACCCATTTTAAGTGTTGTGCTTCTAGCCTGAATATTTGCTTGCTTGATTGCCTGCTTACTAATGCCAGAACCACTTCTTTTAGTcagtctttatttgttttttctataaatctTCAGCCTTCATCGTATGTTCCAAGATTCTCTTCTAGAGGTCAAATTCACCTTTATTTTTCTGAATGGAGGTGTGTTATGAAAGCTGATTGCGTAAATTTCTGATTGTAGCAAGTGGGTGATGATGAACCAAGATACCAGGCGGTTTCAGAAAGTCTCTGACGAAGTGCGGGCTGAGCACTTAGCTTTTGCTCCACGAGAGCTCAGGTATGGCATTCTTTGGTTTCTAGATGCCTATTTCATCACCTCTCATCTTCCTCAATTCTTACCTTCTTTTATAATTTGACAATCAGAACATTTGGTACCTTTCTCATCCCTTATTCCTGCTGCTGTACTATCAATGCAACTAAATCTGGACAGTTTGTACATattgtaaacaaaaaaagaaaagaccagtttttgttgatataaaaaataactattttgaaCATGTGTTCAAAACCAACTCTGACCTCGCACATGCAAATGACAATATGCTGGTGTTACTGATCTAATTTACAATTTCAAGATTACAATTTTCTCTGATTTGGAATTATGATGCTCTCATGCCATAGTTCTCTGAAATAAGTTGTAAGTCTGGggtgattgttatttatgtcaactaagaatgttttatttgcattttattgtttttatcatcTATGATTTGAAAATCCAAGGTGATGTATCACCAAACttagacaataaaatctacagcTTTCCagaaaatagtttattttgagATGACATGTTGATCATTTCaaaatttctttctaattttttatatttatagattgGCATTTCCAGAGGCTAATAATCGTAGCCTGAAGAAAATTTCCAAACTTGAAGATCCTGCTCAACATTCCAGGCTGGGACTTGTGGTAAGATGTTCGGTTAATCTGAAGGTCTATCAATTTCATTCCAAGTTCTAAATGCATTTTTGGAATTTGCAGCCCAGAAGAGCAGATCTGGACATGAATCAGCATGTTAATAATGTGGCCTATATCGGATGGGTTCTGGAGGTCTGTAACTGAGTATTCTGGGATGGTTTCTCTTGCTTTTTCTGGCCATTATTAGCTGCTGCCTCTgattaattttgtatattttcttCATGATAGAGCTTGCCTCAAGAAATTATTGACACCCACGAACTACAAGCAATCACCTTGGATTACAGAAGGGAGTGCCAGCATGATGATGTCGTTGACTCCCTCACCAGTTTGGAACCTGTTGAGGAATCTGGAGCAGTCTCAGAACTTCAAGGAATCAATGGACATGCTACTGCAACTGCTAACAATCAAGAGTGCCTTAACTTTCTGCATCTGCTAAGATTATCTAGGGACGGGCTTGAAATAAACCGTGGCCGAACTGAGTGGAGAAAGAAACCTGCTCTATGAAGAGAAAGTAGATATCTGGCTGCACTCTCTGCAGATAGAAACCTGCCAGATGACGAGAGAACACATATCTCTTATCGTGCTGAGCAGAGAAAGAAACAGCCTGCCGGATGAAGAGAAGATTTAGATTTTTGTACTATTTCATGCTCCAATCACTTTTTCACggtgtctttctttttttatttcctttctttttgtctcTGAAAAAAGAACACTACAGGGACTTTGTTCTAATTTTGCTCTGTTAGGTTACAGATTGCTGTGGAACTTAATAAGTGGATTGTTTGGATTTGGTGAATATCATGATCTTTGTTACACCCACCTCGAATGCTCCATGAATCAATTGTACTGAGTTCTCCTTATGCTTCATCTCTCGCGTTCTCTCCACACAATCTTGTCTCGTTACTGTTACAGGTCAGAAAAGAAATTAGAAGCGATTTTAGTTTTGTGGCCAGGGAACAGACAGGGACGTACACCATCTTGACTTCAGCATTTAGTTCATTAGTTGGCTAATTGATGCATGTTACGCACTACTCTTAACATTTTCAGTTTTATCTTACTTGCGCTGGGATTAAAACACCTTGTTCATGGATGCGTCTCCAGTCTTTCTGCAATGTTATCTTTGTTCCAAGTTCTTGCAAGTTAAACCATGGTAGCTATAAGGCCCGGCTGATTGCGGGTCAGCGGCTGGGTGggttttttaatcaatattgtTTTGGATAATCATTGACAGGTTCTCATCCGAGTTTACATCGGGTAATGGGTATTGAAGTTGGTTGGATTAAGTTCCTCTCGTATTAACACCGAAATTTCAACAAGATGAAGAAGATTCAGGAACAATCTGCTCAATTACTTCAATACAAGTAGCATTGATTGACAGCCTCAACGGATGCTAAAACTTGTAAGACAGCAAGCTACGACAACAACAGATAAGAGTGGTTTGGTTAGAACTGGAAAAGATCATCATCAATGAATCAACTTACTCCATACAGTCTGCTGTCATTGCCTTGAATGCAACCAGATGGGCAACGATTATTACCACCAATTTTTCTTACAGTTAGATTGCTGCCTTCTGAATTCTTAGCTAACATTCAACCTCCATTCACTCATCTAATGGCCAGTCTTTTTCAGGTAAAAGGTCATGCAGAAGTTCACAAGCAATCTTCAGTTTGATACATTTAATCCAGAGCGCCACGAGGCCATCAATGAAGTTGCTATATATTTCTGTCGAGGGTCCTCAGAGCAACCTATATTAAAACCTTAAACAGAAATTGATAAACCATGGAGACATGGGCTCTTGTTTCAGTATGGAGTATGGAGTTATAATTTCTGCACCCAATGCATCCAGCTATTAACATCACTCTAGGGTCCTGTCTGCTTTTGCGGTGCGTTCTCCTTTTTGCCCCGGCTAGTTTTGAAACCTtggttaaaaaaagagaaagtcttgaacttgttttttcaaACTGCAATTGTAAAAAGCTCCGGTAATGCCAAACACACacttaatcaaataataacTAGCGATGCCTTCTTTCCGGAAAAATAAAATGCAGTGGATTTGGAAACAGATTCTCAGCAAGAAAAGGAGAGCGAGAATTTTAGATCAACGACGCTGCCATGGGAAGAGATATTTAGGCCtggcttgttttgattttctttcgtGTAGCATTTCTTGCAGTCTATGGTATTACTGAAGGAGCAAGAAACTTGGGAGTGACAGAAGAGGTCTGCAATCCTCGGACTTTCCTAGGAGGCATTAGGGGCCCGGGCTGGCGATGAGGCTGGCCATTTAAGGGCCGGCCGGGGGGTGGGGGGACTGTGCTGTGTTGGAGATATTTCGACCGGTGATGAACTGATTTTTACTTGTAGGAGGGAAgtacactgacacaatatttaacgtagTTCGGTaaatcgcctacatccacgggagagagtccatattatttagagataaagaaagaatacaaaacaaatacataaaggaggaggatcacttcaTTCTACTCTACTCTCAACTCTCTACTCTCAACTCTCATTGCTGCCCTTGCAGCTCTTTCTATCCTCTTCACATTTCTCTACCTTCTCACTAATGCTCTTAAGaaacatgcctcttttataaGCAAATGTGATGTGCTTCTCCAGCACATTTAGTCAACATGGAGGGGACAATAAAGCCTTAAAACATGCCACCATTAGTGGCACTAATGGTGCTCCCACTTGTACAAGTTGTAGTGGATTAGCTACCACAATAATGGTAACTTCCTAACATGCTGTGGTGGTATACCAGGCTGGGGTTGGAGCTTCCATAAGGCGGAGCTGGCTGGACCGGAAGATGAAGCTGAGGGAGGTGCTGAGCATGGCGAGTTTCCTGCATATTATGGGGGTGCCATTGGCCAAACCCCATGACAACATACCTTTTATTCAGTGTCATGAAGGCATCGATCAAATATAGTATAGACCAAATAAGAAGCCACCTtaaagtgtgttttttattgttgtgtatattgtatttta
It encodes the following:
- the LOC118049918 gene encoding oleoyl-acyl carrier protein thioesterase 1, chloroplastic gives rise to the protein MLLKVSCNAAVAAYAGDQIQSQCRVLGQLPTRPNFPRRRRAVVFSSPVAKAPLVQAVVSEGRASRVETGSGGLADRLRSGGLAEDGLSYKEKFIVRSYEVGINKTATVETIANLLQEVGCNHAQSVGYSTDGFATTTTMRKLHLIWVTARMHIEIYKYPAWSDVVEIETWCQGEGRIGTRRDWIVKDCATGQVIGRATSKWVMMNQDTRRFQKVSDEVRAEHLAFAPRELRLAFPEANNRSLKKISKLEDPAQHSRLGLVPRRADLDMNQHVNNVAYIGWVLESLPQEIIDTHELQAITLDYRRECQHDDVVDSLTSLEPVEESGAVSELQGINGHATATANNQECLNFLHLLRLSRDGLEINRGRTEWRKKPAL